The nucleotide sequence TTGAGTTTTACTTGTACCTTCATTTGGGTAAATGCAAACTACTTTTATGCCTTTTTTATTTTCAAAGCTTTTTAGCGTAGCAGGTCCTGTATCACCACTTGTAGCGCACATGATTAAAAAATCATCATCTTTTTTTAAGTATTCTAAAAGCACTCCAAAAGGTTGTAAAGCCATATCTTTAAAAGCTCTTGTTGGTCCATGGAATAATTCATTAATATAAAGCTTATCATTGATTTTTTTCAAATTAATAGGGCAGGTTTTATCATCAAAACTCTCATAAGTTTTCAAAGCTTTTTCAAAAACTTCAAGCTCTAAATCAAATTCAAATGCAGCGATGATTTTTAAGGCTAATTCTTTGTAGTTTAAATTTTTTAAAGCTTCATTGTCAAGCTTTGGTAGATTAAGTGGTGCATATAAAGCATTATTAGGTGCACTAGGGCTAAGTAAGGCTTTTGAAAAGCTTACTTGGTGATTTTTATCTTGGGTTGAGTGTAGTAACATTTTCTTCCTTTTTGTTAAATTTATAAATATAATCTTGCAAAACTTGCTTAAAGCTATCTTTTAAAACAATATCAAGATGGATAAGTTCAGTTTTAAAGTCAAAATCTTTTATTTTCACATAGTCTTTAAAGGTTAGCATCAAGGTATCACAATTGTGTTTTTTTAAAAGTTTTTCTAATTCTTCTTTTTTGAAAGTATAATGATCAGCAAAAAAATAACAAGCCCTAGCTTTGATAAAATGCTCATATAATCTAAAAGGCTTTGCAATAGAGCTTATTAAAATGGCTTTTTGATTTTCTTTTACATGAGAATAACGCACAAAATCTTCGTTTTCTTTAGCTATAAAATCAGCCCTTTTAGCAAAAGATTTTGGCAAACGATAAGCCCCACTAGGTAGGGTAAAATCAAAAAATGGCTCATCTTTACTTTGCAGTAAAATATTAAGTTTTTTAATATGAAATTTAGAAAAAGCATCGTCTAAAAGTATGATCTTTGCTCCAAGCTCGATAGCTTTTTGTATGCCTTTAACCCTATCTTCACTTACTATCACTCCGCTAATATACTTTGTAAGTGCATATTCCATAGCTTCATCGCCACTTTCTTCAATATCGCATAAAATTTCATCTTTATGCTTAACGATGATTAAGCCTTTACTTTGTCTTTTATAGCCTCTTAAGATGATAAAACAATTTTCAAACTCAGCTGCTATGGCTTTACAAATGGGAGTTTTTCCATTGCCTCCTAGGGTTAGATTGCCTATGCTTATAATGGGT is from Campylobacter sp. CNRCH_2014_0184h and encodes:
- a CDS encoding tetraacyldisaccharide 4'-kinase — its product is MTWLDRYFFKPNFLQKTLAFLLLPFSFLYMIIAILNTKFKKELDFNLPIISIGNLTLGGNGKTPICKAIAAEFENCFIILRGYKRQSKGLIIVKHKDEILCDIEESGDEAMEYALTKYISGVIVSEDRVKGIQKAIELGAKIILLDDAFSKFHIKKLNILLQSKDEPFFDFTLPSGAYRLPKSFAKRADFIAKENEDFVRYSHVKENQKAILISSIAKPFRLYEHFIKARACYFFADHYTFKKEELEKLLKKHNCDTLMLTFKDYVKIKDFDFKTELIHLDIVLKDSFKQVLQDYIYKFNKKEENVTTLNPR